In Solidesulfovibrio carbinoliphilus subsp. oakridgensis, the sequence TGGGATAGGCCTTGTCGTAGACGCCCTGGGTCAGCATCAGGCCGTTTTGCAGAAAGATCGACATGCCAAGGGCGGAGAGCAGGACCGACAGGCGCGAGGAGCCGCGAAGGGGCTTGTAGGCCACCTTCTCCACGGCCATGGCCAGCATGGCGCAGTAGCCCATGGCCAGGACCAGGGCAAAGGCCAGCCCGAACCAGGGGTGGGATTCCATGAGCCCGTGGGAGGCCAGGTAGCTTAGAAGGATCACGCCCATGTAGCCGCCGGCGGCGAAGATCTCGCCGTGGGCGAAGTTTATAAGCGAGATGATGCCGTAGACCATGGTGTAGCCGAGGGCCACCAGGGCGTAGACGCCGCCAAGCGTCAGTCCGTTGATGAGCTGCTGGATGAGATATTCCATGCCTTCCGCGCTTTCCGGGAGGAGGGCGGCCCTCCCCCCGGGGTGGTCTGCCGTTACTCGTACTTTTTGCCGGTCTGGGGGTCCCAGTAGTTGACGAACTTGCCGTCCTTGACCACGCGGATGACGTAGTTGGAGCCGGACTCGCCGTTGGCCTGGAACTTGATCTTCTTGGACGCGCCGTCCATGTTCGTCTTGAGGAGTTCGGCCTTGATCTTGGCCGGGTCCGTGGACTTGGCGGCCTTGATGGCGGCAAGCAGCGAATAGGCGGCGTCGTAGGCGTAGGCCGAGTAGGCGCCGGGCTTGCCGAACTGTTCGTAGGCGGCCTGGAACTTCTTGTAGGCCGGGGTGGTGTCGTCGATGTAGCCAAAGGTCAGGTACATGCCTTCGGCGGCGTCCTTGGCGATCTCCATGAGCTGCGGGTGGTAGACCGCGTCCTGGCCGATGATGGCGGTGGAGACGCCGGCCCGCTTGGCCTGGATGAGCATAAGCGCGCCGGAGGCGGAGTTCTGCAGGCTCATGTAGAAAACGTCGGGCTTGGCTTCCTTGATCTTGGTCAAAACGGCCGAGAAGTCCTTGTCGCCCTGGTTGACGTGGTCGTGCTCGATGACCTTCATGCCTTCCTTGGCGGCCAGCTTCTCGACGTTGTCGGCCAGGCCCTGGGAATAGGTGGTCTTGTCGTCCACGATGAAGACGGTCTTGGCTTTGAGCACATCCTTCATGAACTTCATGGCGGCGATGGACTGGTCGTCGTCACGGCCGCAGACACGGAACATGTAGGGCAGGCCGCGCTCGGTCACCTTTTCGGAGGTGGAGGCCGGGGTCAGCATGGGGATGTCGGCTTCGGCCAGGGCCTCGGAGGCCGGGATGGTGGCCGAGGAGCAGTAGGCGCCGACCACGCCGACGACCTTCTCGTTGACCAGCTTGTTGGCCGCGGCCACGGCCTGGCGCGGATCGCAGGCGGTGTCCTCGGCGAAAAGCTCGATCTTGTCGTAGCCCGGGATGCCGCCTTCCTTCTGGATGGCCGCGATGGCGGCCCGGGTGCCGTTGGCGATGTCGTTGCCGTCGGCGGCGTACGAGCCGGTCAGCGGACTCAGGCTGCCGATCTTGAGCGTCGCCGCCGTGGCCGCCGTGGCCGTCAGCAGGCAGGTGGCCAGGATCGAGAGGATGATGCTTCTGGTCTTCATTCCGCAAACCTCCTGTGGTCCTTGGTCTCGCCCTCCTCGCCGCGGTGTGCGGCCTTGCGGGCGTTTTCGCGGCTTGGTTGCCGGTGTCGCTTTCTCAGAAGAGGTGTATACGTTCTAAGATGGCACCCTACTAACTAATTTCTCTCTTAAAAATACTGGCGTATTGCTAAGGACGCCACATCAGTCGTCCGTCTCGGAACCGAGGTAGGCCTCGATGACGGCCGGATCGGACCGGACTTCGGCCGGCGTGCCCTGGCAGATGCACACGCCGTGGTCGAGGACCACCAGCCGGTGGCTGACGTTCATGACCACGCTCATGTCGTGCTCGACCAGGAGCACGTTTATGCCCGTGTCCGCGATGCGCTGGATGGTGGCCATGAGCTCGCGGCTCTCCGACGGGTTGAGTCCGGCGGCCGGCTCGTCGAGCAGGAGGGTCTGGGGATCGGAGCCGAGGGCCCGGGCGATCTCCAGGCGGCGCTGCAGGCCGTAGGGCAGGTTTTTGGCCACCACGTCGGCCTGGTCGGAGAGGCCGGCGAAGGCCAGGGCGGCGAGGGCCCGCTCGCGCACGGCCCGTTCCTCGCGCTTCTGGGCCGGGGTGCGCAGCACCGCGCCCAAAACCGAGCTTTTGGTGCGGCAGTGCCGGGCCACCATGACGTTTTCGAGGGCCGTCATGGCCGTGAAAAGCCGGATGTTCTGGAAGGTCCGGGCAATGCCCGTGGCCAGGATGTGGTGGGGGCGAAGGCCGGAAATGGTGCGGCCGTCGTAGGTCACCTGGCCGCCGGAGATCCGGTAGACGCCGGTGATGACGTTGAAAATGGTGGTCTTGCCCGCGCCGTTTGGCCCAATGAGGCTTAAGATCTCGCCGGGGCGCAGATCGAAAGACACTTCCGTCAGGGCCTGCAGCCCGCCGAAGTGGACGCTGACGTCGGTAAGACACAAGTGAGCCATGGAACCGGGTTACTACGAAAAAATCAGAAGAAAAACAAAGGAAATTTTGGAGCGGCCGGAAGCCTTCCCCGGGACGCGGCAAAGCCCGAAAATGTCAATACGAACGGCTGGCAGGCCGTTGGGGCCGGCGGACGGCCGGACGGGGCCGGAAGCCGGCACGTCGGTTGCATGGTCCGGGGCGGAGGTCCGGGAGCATGCAGACCTTTTTTCGCTTGACCCTGATGCTGGCCCTCGGGTTGTTTCTCGGCGGATGCGCCTTTTCCGGCGGCGGACGCGAACCCTATTCCATCGCCCCGGGCACGGGCTCGGTGCTGGACACGGCCCGGTCCCAGATCGGCGTGCCCTACCGGGCGGCCGGCCAGTCCCCGGACCGGGGATTCGACTGTTCGGGCTTCGTCCAGTGGGTCTACGCCCGCCACGGCGTCCGGCTTCCCCGGCGCACCGACGACCAGCTCCGCACCGGCCGCCCGGTCTCCAAAAGCGAACTGAAGACCGGGGACCTGGTCTTTTTCATGCCCTCGTCCCGGTCCGCCAGCCTGCACGTCGGCATCTTCGACGGCCACGGCGGGTTCATCCACAGCCCCTCGCCCGGCGGCCGGGTCCGGGAGGAGAGCATCCTCGCCCCGTACTGGCGCACCACCTACTACGCCGCCAACCGCGTCCTGCCCTGACCCAGGCCCAGGCCCCGCCCGGGGCAAAGCCTTTGACAGGCCGTCGCGTTTCTTTTTAAAAAGCTAGAAACTCAAACAAGCCTGTCGTTGACAACCCCAGTCCCGCTTCCCCAGGCGCCAGGCCCCGCGCCGCCGCCGGGACGGGTCACCAGGAATTCCCATGCGCGGCGCCTCCCTGCGGATCAAGATCAATGCGGCCATTTTCGTGGCGTTTTTGGGGGCGGCCGCGGCCTTCGCGGCCATCCTGACCTATTACATGGCCGACCGGGAGGCGGCGGCCCAAAACCGGACCCGGGTGCTCCTGGCCGCCCTGGCCGCCCACCGCCTGGAAGCCCTGGCCCCGCTGCTCCACCAGAGCGCCGAACTGGAAGCGGCCCGGGACATCCTCGGCCGGCTGGTCCGGGTCGAGGGCGTGGTCGAGGCGTCGCTTTTCGACGGACGGGGGACGCTTGTGTCCTCGGCCGGGCTCTTCCCGCCGCCGCCGCTTCGGGCGGACCCCGGAGAGGCCCTCCCGGCCGGCCGCGTCTATGCGGTCCAGGGCGAGGCAGGCAAGCTCTCGGCCATCCTGGTCGAACCGATCCGGGGGCAGGGGGAGACCCTCGGGTTTTTGCGCCTGCGCTACGCGATGCGGGATCTTTCCGCGCTCAACCGGCACGTCTGGCTTGTTTTCGCCGTGGCCGTGGCCGGGGCCTACCTCTTTTTGGCCACGCTTTTAAACATCCTGCTCCACCGCTTCGTGCTCAAGCCCGTGGACGTCCTGCGCCAGGGCCTCGAAGCCGTGGAGGCCGGCCGGCTCGGCCACGCGGTGCCGGTCTCCTCGCCGGACGCCCTGGGCCGGATGGCCCAGGCCTTCAACGCCATGTCGGCCCGGCTCCAGGAGACAAGCCAGTCCCTGGCCGCCAGCCGGGCCGAGATCGAGGAGAACCGGCGGCTTCTGGCCGGGCGCGTCGAGGAGCGGACCGCCGCCCTGGCCCGGGCCAACGGCCGGCTGACGGCCGAGGTCGAGGCCCGCCGGGAGGCCGAGGCCCGCCAGGAACGGGCCCTGGCCCTCTACAAGGCCATCCTGGAATCCACGGCCGAAGCCGTGATGTGCGTGGGTGTGGGCCCGCAGCGGGACGTGTTGGCCGTCAACCGCCGGTTCCTCGAACTGTGGGGCCTGCCCGACGACTGGCCGTCCCTCGACCACATCGCCCGGGGCCAGGCCATCCGCGACCGGTTGCGGGAACCGGAGGCAGCCGAGCAGGCCTTCCGGGACCTGATGCGGGACGACACGCGCCTCGACACGTCCTGCCTGGAGCTTGGCGACGGCCGGTTCCTGGAACGCCGCAGCGGGCCCATCATCCAGGGCGAGGCCTATATCGGCCGGGTGCTGTCCTACATCGACGTGACGGCGGACAAGGAGCGCGAGGCCAGCACCGAACGGGCCAAAAACAGGGCCGAGGACGCGAGCAAGGCCAAGGGGGACTTTCTTGCGGTCATGAGCCACGAGATCCGCACGCCGCTCAATGTCGTCATCGGCCTGACCGAGGAGATGCTCGCCCGGCCGGCCTCCGAGGAGCAGCTCGGCCACCTGCGCACGGTCCGGGAATCGGCCGCCCACCTCCTCGGCGTGGTCAACGACATCCTGGATTTCTCCAAGATCGAGGCCGGCAAGCTGGTCCTCGAACGCCTGGACTTCGATGTCCGCCGGCTGGTTGCCGGCGTGGCCGAGGCCTTCGACCGCGAGGCGCGGCGCAAGGGCCTTCGTTTCGAGGCCCGTGTGGCCGATGGCCTACCCGGGACGCTGTGCGGCGATCCGGGCCGGCTGCGCCAAGTGTTTCTCAATCTGGTCGGCAACGCGGTTAAGTTCACGGAGGCCGGATCGGTTTCCCTCTCGGTCGGCCCGGCCCAGGCGGCCCCGGGGGCGGTGCCGGACGGCCGGATCGGGATCGAGGTGTGCGTGGCCGACACGGGCATCGGCATCGAGCCGGACCGGCTGCCCGAAATTTTCGACCATTTCCAGCAGGGCGGCGGGTCCATCGGCCGGCGGTTCGGCGGCACGGGCCTGGGGTTGGCCATCTCCAAGGGGATCGTCGAGCGCATGGGCGGCCGGATCACGGTGGAAAGCCGGCCCGGCGAGGGAAGCGTCTTCCGTTTCACGGTCCGGTTGCTGCCGCCCCGAAACGCCGCGCCCGAGGCGGGAGAAGAGGCGACGGAGGGCTTGGACGGCGTTCCTGGCGGCTCGGGCGGTCGGGCCGGCCTTCGCATCCTGCTGGTCGAGGACAATGCCCTCAACGCCGCCGTGACCCGCCTGCACATGGCCCGCCTGGGCCACGACCTGACGGTGGCCGTCTCGGCCCGCGAGGCTTACGGCCTCCTGTCCCGGGAGCGTTTCGACGTGGTGCTCATGGACATCGAGATGCCGGACATCGACGGCATCGCCGCCACCCGGACCATCCGGGCCGGCGGACCGCCCGGGGAGCCGTCCCTCGATCCGGGGCTGCCCATCGTGGCGGTCACGGCCCATGCCGTGGAGGACGTGCGCCAGCAGTGCCTGGAAGCGGGCATGACGGGCTTTGTCACCAAACCGGTCAATTTCCGCACCCTCCAGCGGGTCCTGAAATCCGCCGGCCGGGACCCGGCGTCCGCGCTCCCGGCGCTCCTGGCGGACCAGGGCCCCCAAGGGGGGGCGGCTGCGGCCGCCGGGGCCGCGGGCGACGGGGGGGCGGCCCTGTTCGATCCCGGGGCGGCCCGAGAGGCCATGGGGATCTCCTGGAACCAGTACCAGGCCCTCAGCCGGGTCAGTTTTGACGAAGCCCTGCGCCGCCTGGACCAGGCGGGCGCGGCCCTGGCCTCGGGAAACATGGAAGAAGCGGCCATCGCCGCCCACACCGTCAAGGGCGCGGCGGCCACCCTTGGCGCCTATTCCAGCCGGGATCTGGCCGGGACGCTCGAAAAGGCCCTGCGGCGCAAGGATGTGGACGCGGCCCGACAGGCCCACGCGGCCCTGGTCGGGCTGTGGCGGCGGGTGGGCCGGGCCTTTGCCGACTGGCGCCCGCCGGTCGGCGAATAGGGGAACCGCTACCGGAAAAAGAAGAAACGGGCCCCGGCCACCAGCGCCATGCCGAGAGCCACCGGCCCGAAAAAGCCCCGGGTCCGCACGGCCAGGGCAAAGGCGGCCAGCCCGGCCCAGAGGATCAGGTTGCCGGGCCCGGCGTCGAAGGCCCCCTGCGGCCGCAAGAGGGCCGGCGCGGCCAGGGCGGCCAGCACCGCCGCCGGCACGTGGGCCAGAAAGCGGATGACCGGCGGCGGCAGGGTCCGGCCGGCCAGGAAAAGGAGCGGCCCCGACCGCGTGGCGTAGGTCACCGCCGTCATGGCGCAGATGGTCAGGAAGGCTGTCTGGCGTTCGTCCATCGTTCCACCCCCAGGCCCAGGGCCGCGCCGCAAAGCCCGGCCCCGAGCGTTCCGAATCCCGAAAATCCGCACGATGCCGCTCCAAGCGACAGCGCCGCCCCGGCCACGGCCGCGGCCACGTGGGACCGGCCGGTCAGCTGGCCGGCGAGCAGGGCCAGAAACATCCCCGGCAGGGCGAAATCCAGGGCAAAGGCCCGGCCGTCGCCAAGGATGTCGCCAAGGGCCACGCCAAGGGCCGTGCCGGCCACCCAGGCCGCCTGGGCCGCCACGTTGATGGCCAGGGTCAGGCCCTTGTCGCGGTCGCCCCGGCCGAACCGGGCGGCGTGCAAGGCGAAGCTCTCATCCGTCAGCCCGAAGGCGAAGGCGGCCAGTTCCCGTTTGCGCCAGCCGCGCAAAAGCGGGGCCATGGCCGCCGAAAAAAGCAGGTGGCGCAGGTTGACGGCCAGGGTCGTGGCCACGATGGAAAGCCCCGACGCGCCGGCCGAGAAAAGCCCCACCGCCACGAGCTGGGACGAGCCGGCGTAGACGAGCAGCGACATGGCCAGGACATTGAGGGCGCCGAGCCCGGCCTTGCCGGCCAGGACGCCATAGGCCATACCGACGGGGACGTAGCCGAGGGCGATGGGCCAGGTCCGGGCCAGGGCCGTTGGCCACACAGGCTGGCGGCCGGACGCCGCGCATGGGATCTCTTGCATGGGTACCTCCCCGGGGGCCCGGTTTTTTGCACCCGGCCGGGCTGTGGCGCAAGTTTTTTCGCCGCCCGGCCAAAGCCACAGGAAAAGCACGCGCACCATGAAAATCCTCGTCATCGTGGCCACGGCCCTGGCCCTGGCCTACTGCGGCTATCTGGGCCTGCTCTATGTCGGCCAGGACGCCATGGTCTTTCCGGGACGCGCGGCCGACCCGGCCCGGGAGCAGGAGATCCGGCGCTATTACCCGAGGCTCGAGGCCTTCGACGTGGCGGCCGGGGACGGCACGGTCCTTCGCGGCTACTGCCTGCCGCGCACCCGGGGCGGCAGGCCGGCCCCGGCCGTCCTCTACTACGGCGGCAACGCCGAGGAGCAGACCGGCTTTTTCCTGTGGTCGCCAAACGAGCTGCGGCCCTACACCGTGGCCGGAGTGGACTACCGGGGCTACGGCCACACCGGGGGCACGCCTTCCGAGACGGCGCTCAAGGCCGACGCCCTGGCCGTCTACGACGCCCTGGCCGCGAAAATCGGGCCGGACACCCCCATCGTGGTCATGGGCCGCAGCCTCGGCACGGGGCTCGCCGCCCACGTCGCGGCCCGACGGCCGGTGGCCGGGGTCATCCTGGTCACGCCGTATGACTCCCTGGCCGCCGTGGGCCAGGCCTCCCATCCCTTCGTGCCGGTCAGGCTCCTCATGAAGCACCCCTTTGCCGTGGCCCCGGACGCGGCCAAGATCACGGCCCCGACGCTCATGCTCGTGGCCGGCGACGACCGGCTGGTGCCGCCGGTCCACGCGGCCAGGCTGGCAGCCGTCTGGCCGGGCCCCAAGGACGTGCGCACCATCGACGGCGCGACCCACGGCAACATCGTGGACACGCCCGAGTACTGGCGGCTGGTGCGGGAATTCGTCGGGGAGCGCCTCAACTAGGCGCCAGGGCAGGGGAAATGTTCGGGTGTCCGGAGGGCTGCCGCTTCGGACGCCCGGTTGCGGGCGGGAGACGCCGGGCCGGGCGTTCGTTTTCGGCACGCGCCTTTCAAGGACCCGGCCGGGCCGGATGCGGGCCGGCCGGGCCGGCTATGGTGTCCCGGCCGGCAGGTCGGTTTCGTCCGGCACCACCGGCCGGGGGCCGAAGTCCCGGACCCCGAAACCGGGGCGGACCCGGTCGAGGATGGCGTCGGTCAGGGTGGACAGGCCGTCGCGGGTCCTGGCCGACAGGGTGAGGGCGTCGGGGAAGGCGTTTTTGAGCGGACCGCGGAGATCCTCCGGCACGGCGTCCCACTTGTTGAGGACAAGGAGCCGCGGGATGTCGCCGAGCTCCATCTCCTGGAGAATATCGGCCACGGCCGCCACCTGCCCGTCCACCTCGGGGTGGGAGGCGTCGGCCACGGCCACGAGGAGGTCGGCGGCCTCGAGCTCTTCCAGGGTGGCCCGGAAGGCTTCCTTGAGCTCCTTGGGCAGTTCGCGGATGAACCCGACCGTGTCGGTCAGGATGATCTCCCGGTCGCTCGGGAAGCGCAGCCGCCGGCTGGTCGGGTCGAGGGTGGCGAAAAGCCGGTTCTCGGCCAGGACCGCGCTGCCGGTCAGGGTGTTTAGAAGCGTGGACTTGCCGGCGTTGGTGTAGCCGACGAGCGACACCACGGGCAGGCCGGCCCGGGCCCGGCCGGCCCGGGCCGCGGCCCGGCGCTTGCGCAGTTCCTTGAGTTCGTCCTTGATGCGGCCGATCCGTTCCCGGATGCGCCGCCGGTCCACCTCGAGCTTGGTTTCGCCCGGTCCCCGGCCGCCGATGCCGCCCATAAGGCGCGACATGGCCCGGTCCTGCCGGACCAGGCGCGGCTGCAGGTACTTGAGCTGGGCCATCTCCACCTGCAGCTTGCCGGAGCGCGTGGCCGCGTGCTGGGCGAAGATGTCGAGGATGAGCTGGGTCCGGTCGATGACCCGCAACTGGGTCACCTCGGTCAGGTTGCGGATCTGCGACGGGGACAGCTCGCCGTCGAAGACCAGAAGCGACGCACCGGCCCGCAGGGCCGCCACCTCGATGTCCGCCAGCTTGCCCTTGCCGAGGATGAACTTGGGATTGATCGAGGCCACCCGCTGGACCACCGACTCGGCCACGTCCAGGCCGGCCGTGTCGGCCAGGGCGGCCAGCTCGTCCAGCGAGGCCTCCTGGGCGGTCCGGGGGGCGCTCGACACGCTGACCAGCACCGCCTTTTCCCGGCCGGACGGGGAGGTCCCCGGGGCGGCCAGCTTTTCGCCCTCCCGGGCCAGCTCGTCTTCGAGGGCGGTGGCCAGGGCGTTCATGTCCTCCTCCACCCGGTCGTAGGGGCGCGGCGGCAGGACGTCGTAGGGCGCGTCCCCGGCCCCGGGCGGCAGGAGGTGGGCGGCCTGGAGGGTGACGGGCTGGGCGAGATTGTCCATGGTCAGGGCGGCCACGCTGTCCAGGCGCAAAAAGAGCATGTCCGTCAGGTCTTCCTCGCTTAACCCCTCGCCGGCGAGGTGGACGTGGAGGAGCCTGACCCCGCGCAGGCGGGCCGAGCCGAGCCTGGCCCGGTCGAGTTCCGGAATGAGGATGCCCTTCTGGCTGCCGACCAGGATCATGGTCGGCCGGCCCTTGCGGTCGATCAAGAGGCCGACCTGCCGGCCGATGCCGAAAGCGATGGCGCACAATTCCCTGGCCTGGTCCAGGGTGTAGCCGCCGACGGACGGGTAGCGGCGGGTGCCGAGACGTTCCAGGGCCTTTAGCTGGCTGGGCTTGAGTCCAAGCGTGTTGCCTTCAACCTTGACTGCGATGGCGGTGCCCCTTGCTGGCGTTGACAAAGGCGGCGCCTGTCCGGGCGGGAC encodes:
- a CDS encoding branched-chain amino acid ABC transporter substrate-binding protein; the protein is MKTRSIILSILATCLLTATAATAATLKIGSLSPLTGSYAADGNDIANGTRAAIAAIQKEGGIPGYDKIELFAEDTACDPRQAVAAANKLVNEKVVGVVGAYCSSATIPASEALAEADIPMLTPASTSEKVTERGLPYMFRVCGRDDDQSIAAMKFMKDVLKAKTVFIVDDKTTYSQGLADNVEKLAAKEGMKVIEHDHVNQGDKDFSAVLTKIKEAKPDVFYMSLQNSASGALMLIQAKRAGVSTAIIGQDAVYHPQLMEIAKDAAEGMYLTFGYIDDTTPAYKKFQAAYEQFGKPGAYSAYAYDAAYSLLAAIKAAKSTDPAKIKAELLKTNMDGASKKIKFQANGESGSNYVIRVVKDGKFVNYWDPQTGKKYE
- a CDS encoding ABC transporter ATP-binding protein, whose amino-acid sequence is MAHLCLTDVSVHFGGLQALTEVSFDLRPGEILSLIGPNGAGKTTIFNVITGVYRISGGQVTYDGRTISGLRPHHILATGIARTFQNIRLFTAMTALENVMVARHCRTKSSVLGAVLRTPAQKREERAVRERALAALAFAGLSDQADVVAKNLPYGLQRRLEIARALGSDPQTLLLDEPAAGLNPSESRELMATIQRIADTGINVLLVEHDMSVVMNVSHRLVVLDHGVCICQGTPAEVRSDPAVIEAYLGSETDD
- a CDS encoding C40 family peptidase, which encodes MQTFFRLTLMLALGLFLGGCAFSGGGREPYSIAPGTGSVLDTARSQIGVPYRAAGQSPDRGFDCSGFVQWVYARHGVRLPRRTDDQLRTGRPVSKSELKTGDLVFFMPSSRSASLHVGIFDGHGGFIHSPSPGGRVREESILAPYWRTTYYAANRVLP
- a CDS encoding ATP-binding protein — translated: MRGASLRIKINAAIFVAFLGAAAAFAAILTYYMADREAAAQNRTRVLLAALAAHRLEALAPLLHQSAELEAARDILGRLVRVEGVVEASLFDGRGTLVSSAGLFPPPPLRADPGEALPAGRVYAVQGEAGKLSAILVEPIRGQGETLGFLRLRYAMRDLSALNRHVWLVFAVAVAGAYLFLATLLNILLHRFVLKPVDVLRQGLEAVEAGRLGHAVPVSSPDALGRMAQAFNAMSARLQETSQSLAASRAEIEENRRLLAGRVEERTAALARANGRLTAEVEARREAEARQERALALYKAILESTAEAVMCVGVGPQRDVLAVNRRFLELWGLPDDWPSLDHIARGQAIRDRLREPEAAEQAFRDLMRDDTRLDTSCLELGDGRFLERRSGPIIQGEAYIGRVLSYIDVTADKEREASTERAKNRAEDASKAKGDFLAVMSHEIRTPLNVVIGLTEEMLARPASEEQLGHLRTVRESAAHLLGVVNDILDFSKIEAGKLVLERLDFDVRRLVAGVAEAFDREARRKGLRFEARVADGLPGTLCGDPGRLRQVFLNLVGNAVKFTEAGSVSLSVGPAQAAPGAVPDGRIGIEVCVADTGIGIEPDRLPEIFDHFQQGGGSIGRRFGGTGLGLAISKGIVERMGGRITVESRPGEGSVFRFTVRLLPPRNAAPEAGEEATEGLDGVPGGSGGRAGLRILLVEDNALNAAVTRLHMARLGHDLTVAVSAREAYGLLSRERFDVVLMDIEMPDIDGIAATRTIRAGGPPGEPSLDPGLPIVAVTAHAVEDVRQQCLEAGMTGFVTKPVNFRTLQRVLKSAGRDPASALPALLADQGPQGGAAAAAGAAGDGGAALFDPGAAREAMGISWNQYQALSRVSFDEALRRLDQAGAALASGNMEEAAIAAHTVKGAAATLGAYSSRDLAGTLEKALRRKDVDAARQAHAALVGLWRRVGRAFADWRPPVGE
- a CDS encoding AzlD domain-containing protein, whose amino-acid sequence is MDERQTAFLTICAMTAVTYATRSGPLLFLAGRTLPPPVIRFLAHVPAAVLAALAAPALLRPQGAFDAGPGNLILWAGLAAFALAVRTRGFFGPVALGMALVAGARFFFFR
- a CDS encoding AzlC family ABC transporter permease, giving the protein MQEIPCAASGRQPVWPTALARTWPIALGYVPVGMAYGVLAGKAGLGALNVLAMSLLVYAGSSQLVAVGLFSAGASGLSIVATTLAVNLRHLLFSAAMAPLLRGWRKRELAAFAFGLTDESFALHAARFGRGDRDKGLTLAINVAAQAAWVAGTALGVALGDILGDGRAFALDFALPGMFLALLAGQLTGRSHVAAAVAGAALSLGAASCGFSGFGTLGAGLCGAALGLGVERWTNARQPS
- a CDS encoding alpha/beta hydrolase codes for the protein MKILVIVATALALAYCGYLGLLYVGQDAMVFPGRAADPAREQEIRRYYPRLEAFDVAAGDGTVLRGYCLPRTRGGRPAPAVLYYGGNAEEQTGFFLWSPNELRPYTVAGVDYRGYGHTGGTPSETALKADALAVYDALAAKIGPDTPIVVMGRSLGTGLAAHVAARRPVAGVILVTPYDSLAAVGQASHPFVPVRLLMKHPFAVAPDAAKITAPTLMLVAGDDRLVPPVHAARLAAVWPGPKDVRTIDGATHGNIVDTPEYWRLVREFVGERLN
- the hflX gene encoding GTPase HflX, with the protein product MSTPARGTAIAVKVEGNTLGLKPSQLKALERLGTRRYPSVGGYTLDQARELCAIAFGIGRQVGLLIDRKGRPTMILVGSQKGILIPELDRARLGSARLRGVRLLHVHLAGEGLSEEDLTDMLFLRLDSVAALTMDNLAQPVTLQAAHLLPPGAGDAPYDVLPPRPYDRVEEDMNALATALEDELAREGEKLAAPGTSPSGREKAVLVSVSSAPRTAQEASLDELAALADTAGLDVAESVVQRVASINPKFILGKGKLADIEVAALRAGASLLVFDGELSPSQIRNLTEVTQLRVIDRTQLILDIFAQHAATRSGKLQVEMAQLKYLQPRLVRQDRAMSRLMGGIGGRGPGETKLEVDRRRIRERIGRIKDELKELRKRRAAARAGRARAGLPVVSLVGYTNAGKSTLLNTLTGSAVLAENRLFATLDPTSRRLRFPSDREIILTDTVGFIRELPKELKEAFRATLEELEAADLLVAVADASHPEVDGQVAAVADILQEMELGDIPRLLVLNKWDAVPEDLRGPLKNAFPDALTLSARTRDGLSTLTDAILDRVRPGFGVRDFGPRPVVPDETDLPAGTP